A region from the Mycolicibacterium litorale genome encodes:
- a CDS encoding NCS1 family nucleobase:cation symporter-1: MTDTRDLPPGARVGAYDAIEAAGHPVGSGLIKPGYDPRLTNEDLAPLRDQHWSSYNIFAFWMSDVHSVGGYVTAGSLFALGLASWQVLIALLIGIVIVNVFCNLVAKPSQMTGVPYPVICRSVFGVLGANIPAIIRGLIAVAWYGIQTYLASAALDVVLLKLFPGLAPFADVDQYGFLGLPLLGWGSFIVLWILQACVFWRGMESIRKFIDFCGPAVYVVMFILCGYLIYKAGWGAIDLTLGDVKYTGLDSIPVMLGAIALVVSYFSGPMLNFGDFSRYGKSFAAVKRGNFLGLPVNFLVFSILVVVTASLTVPVFGELITDPVATVARIDSTFAIVLGALTFTIATIGINIVANFISPAFDFSNVSPQRISWRAGGMIAAVGSVLITPWNLYNNPEVIHYTLETLGAFIGPLFGVLIADYYLVHKQKVAVDDMFTMSESGNYWYSKGYNPVAVIATAVGAVLAMIPVLLGGSVAGMHTAAQYSWFIGCGVGFALYYVLATRGKWKVGPLRESVAEATV, encoded by the coding sequence ATGACAGACACCAGGGATCTGCCGCCGGGCGCCAGGGTCGGCGCATATGACGCGATCGAAGCCGCGGGCCACCCCGTCGGCTCGGGACTGATCAAACCCGGATACGACCCGCGCCTGACCAACGAGGACCTCGCACCGCTGCGCGACCAGCACTGGTCGTCCTACAACATCTTCGCGTTCTGGATGTCGGACGTGCACAGCGTCGGCGGCTACGTCACCGCGGGCAGCCTCTTCGCGCTCGGCCTGGCCAGCTGGCAGGTGTTGATCGCGTTGCTGATCGGCATCGTGATCGTCAACGTGTTCTGCAACCTCGTCGCCAAACCGAGCCAGATGACCGGCGTGCCCTATCCGGTGATCTGCCGCAGCGTGTTCGGGGTGCTGGGCGCCAACATCCCGGCCATCATCCGCGGCCTGATCGCGGTGGCCTGGTACGGCATCCAGACCTACCTCGCGTCAGCGGCGCTCGACGTGGTGCTGCTCAAGCTCTTTCCGGGGCTCGCCCCGTTCGCGGACGTCGACCAGTACGGCTTCCTCGGATTGCCCCTGCTGGGCTGGGGCAGCTTCATCGTGCTGTGGATCCTGCAGGCGTGCGTGTTCTGGCGCGGAATGGAGTCGATCCGCAAGTTCATCGACTTCTGCGGTCCCGCGGTCTATGTCGTGATGTTCATCCTGTGCGGATACCTGATCTACAAGGCAGGCTGGGGCGCAATCGATCTGACGCTGGGCGATGTGAAATACACCGGCCTCGACTCGATCCCGGTGATGCTCGGCGCGATCGCGCTGGTGGTGTCCTACTTCTCCGGTCCGATGCTCAACTTCGGCGATTTCTCTCGCTACGGCAAGTCGTTCGCGGCGGTCAAACGCGGTAACTTCCTCGGCCTGCCGGTGAACTTCCTGGTGTTCTCGATCCTCGTCGTCGTCACCGCGTCGCTGACCGTTCCGGTGTTCGGTGAGCTGATCACCGATCCGGTCGCGACCGTCGCACGAATCGACAGCACGTTCGCGATCGTGCTGGGCGCGTTGACGTTCACGATCGCGACGATCGGCATCAACATCGTCGCAAACTTCATCTCGCCCGCCTTCGACTTCTCCAACGTCAGCCCCCAGCGCATCAGCTGGCGCGCCGGAGGCATGATCGCAGCGGTCGGCTCGGTGCTCATCACGCCGTGGAACCTGTACAACAATCCCGAGGTCATCCACTACACGCTCGAGACGCTCGGCGCATTCATCGGCCCCCTGTTCGGGGTGTTGATCGCCGACTACTACCTGGTGCACAAGCAGAAGGTGGCCGTCGACGACATGTTCACCATGTCGGAATCCGGAAACTACTGGTACAGCAAGGGTTACAACCCCGTCGCGGTGATCGCCACGGCAGTGGGCGCGGTGCTCGCGATGATCCCGGTCCTGCTGGGCGGGTCGGTCGCCGGCATGCACACCGCGGCCCAGTACAGCTGGTTCATCGGCTGCGGCGTCGGATTCGCGCTGTACTACGTCCTCGCGACCCGGGGGAAGTGGAAGGTCGGCCCGCTGCGGGAGTCCGTCGCGGAGGCGACCGTCTAG
- a CDS encoding PadR family transcriptional regulator — translation MSLRIAALGLLAQHPGSGYDLLKRFEKSMANVWPATQSQLYGELNKLAAAGLIEVTELGPRNRKEYRVTDAGRAELIRWVTNPQDDPPTRSAELLRVFLLGELPAEEARKHLTAVAEHAQAELERLEALRDSRHWNDDEPASFYGRAALEYGLRLCAMEAEWARQVADRIAERG, via the coding sequence GTGAGTCTGCGTATCGCGGCGCTCGGCCTGCTCGCCCAACACCCGGGCAGCGGTTACGACCTGCTCAAGAGGTTCGAGAAATCGATGGCCAACGTCTGGCCCGCCACGCAGAGCCAGCTGTACGGCGAGCTGAACAAACTCGCCGCCGCCGGCCTCATCGAGGTCACCGAGCTCGGGCCGCGCAACCGCAAGGAGTACCGGGTCACCGACGCCGGCCGCGCCGAGCTGATCCGATGGGTCACCAATCCGCAGGACGATCCGCCCACCCGCAGCGCCGAACTGCTGCGGGTCTTCCTGCTCGGCGAGCTGCCGGCCGAGGAGGCACGCAAACACCTCACGGCGGTGGCCGAACACGCGCAGGCCGAGCTCGAGCGCCTCGAGGCGCTGCGCGATTCCCGGCACTGGAACGACGATGAACCCGCCTCCTTCTACGGCCGGGCTGCTCTGGAATACGGACTGCGTCTGTGCGCGATGGAGGCCGAGTGGGCCCGCCAAGTCGCGGACAGGATCGCCGAACGAGGCTGA
- a CDS encoding PadR family transcriptional regulator: protein MSTPFTPPGGFGFGFGPMDRRALHEQRRQARRDVREHRREQRRTDCVADHSAGFGPGFGRAPGHGPGFEFGFDPRGGFGFGFGPGPRGRRGGGRGRGRRGDVRAAILTLLAERPMHGYEMIQEIAERSDGLWKPSPGSVYPTLQLLVDEGLIAGTETEGSKKLFDLTDDGRSAAEKVETPPWEQIADDAGPAHANLRSAVGQLMGAVAQSAYAANDEQQARILEIVNNARREIYGVLGEE, encoded by the coding sequence ATGAGCACCCCTTTCACCCCACCCGGCGGATTCGGCTTCGGTTTCGGCCCGATGGATCGGCGCGCACTGCACGAGCAGCGCCGCCAGGCCCGCCGCGACGTCCGCGAACACCGGCGCGAGCAGCGCCGCACCGACTGCGTCGCCGACCATTCCGCCGGTTTCGGCCCCGGTTTCGGCCGGGCACCGGGTCACGGACCCGGCTTCGAGTTCGGGTTCGATCCGCGCGGCGGATTCGGCTTCGGTTTCGGACCGGGTCCTCGCGGCAGGCGCGGCGGTGGCCGCGGTCGCGGCCGGCGCGGCGACGTGCGCGCCGCCATCCTCACCCTGCTGGCCGAACGGCCCATGCACGGCTACGAGATGATCCAGGAGATCGCCGAACGCAGCGACGGCCTGTGGAAACCCAGCCCCGGCTCGGTCTATCCGACGCTGCAGCTACTCGTCGACGAAGGACTCATCGCCGGCACCGAGACCGAGGGCAGCAAGAAGCTGTTCGACCTCACCGACGACGGCCGCTCGGCCGCCGAGAAGGTCGAGACCCCGCCGTGGGAGCAGATCGCCGACGACGCCGGCCCCGCCCATGCCAACCTGCGCAGCGCGGTCGGCCAGTTGATGGGCGCCGTCGCGCAGTCGGCGTACGCCGCCAACGACGAACAGCAGGCGCGCATCCTCGAGATCGTCAACAACGCCCGCCGCGAGATCTACGGCGTCCTCGGCGAGGAGTAG
- the glpK gene encoding glycerol kinase GlpK yields MPADFVAAIDQGTTSTRCMIFDHDGAEVGRHQLEHEQIMPRAGWVEHNPVEIWERTASVMMSALNRTNLSATDLCAVGITNQRETALVWNRRTGRPYYNAIVWQDTRTDRIATALDRDGRGDVIRRKAGLPPATYFSAGKVQWILDNVDGVREAAEKGDAIFGTADSWVVWNLTGGPRGGVHVTDVTNASRTMLMDLETLDWDDELLSFFGIPRQMLPEIKPSSCPDCHGVTRDDGPLRGEVPITGILGDQQAAMVGQVCLSAGEAKNTYGTGNFLLLNTGEKIVRSENGLLTTVCYQFGDAKPVYALEGSIAVTGSAVQWLRDQLGIISGASQSEALARQVDDNGGVYFVPAFSGLFAPYWRSDARGAIVGLSRYNTNAHVARATLEAICYQSRDVVDAMEADSGVHLEVLKVDGGITANGLCMQIQADVLGVDVVRPVVAETTALGAGYAAGLAVGFWDGADDLRRNWQEDKRWTPAWTDEQRAEGYAGWQKAVQRTLDWVDVE; encoded by the coding sequence ATGCCGGCGGACTTTGTAGCAGCCATCGACCAGGGCACCACCAGCACGCGGTGCATGATCTTCGACCACGACGGCGCCGAGGTCGGCCGCCACCAGCTCGAACACGAGCAGATCATGCCGCGCGCCGGCTGGGTGGAGCACAACCCGGTGGAGATCTGGGAGCGCACCGCGTCGGTGATGATGTCGGCGCTCAACCGCACCAACCTGTCGGCGACGGACCTGTGCGCGGTCGGCATCACCAACCAGCGGGAGACCGCACTGGTGTGGAACCGCCGCACCGGCAGGCCCTACTACAACGCGATCGTCTGGCAGGACACCCGCACCGACCGCATCGCCACCGCACTGGACCGCGACGGCCGCGGCGACGTGATCCGCCGCAAGGCCGGGCTGCCGCCCGCCACCTACTTCTCCGCGGGCAAGGTGCAGTGGATCCTCGACAACGTCGACGGGGTACGCGAGGCCGCCGAGAAGGGCGACGCGATCTTCGGCACCGCCGACAGCTGGGTGGTGTGGAACCTGACCGGCGGGCCGCGCGGCGGGGTGCACGTCACCGACGTGACCAACGCCAGCCGCACCATGCTGATGGATCTGGAGACGCTGGACTGGGACGACGAGTTGCTGTCGTTCTTCGGGATACCGCGTCAGATGCTGCCGGAGATCAAACCGTCGTCGTGTCCGGACTGCCACGGCGTCACCCGCGACGACGGACCGCTCCGCGGTGAGGTGCCGATCACCGGCATCCTCGGCGACCAGCAGGCCGCGATGGTCGGCCAGGTGTGCCTGTCGGCGGGGGAGGCCAAGAACACCTACGGCACAGGCAATTTCCTTCTGCTCAACACCGGCGAGAAGATCGTCCGCTCGGAGAACGGGCTGCTGACGACCGTGTGCTACCAGTTCGGGGACGCGAAACCCGTGTACGCGCTGGAGGGTTCGATCGCCGTCACCGGCTCGGCGGTGCAGTGGCTGCGCGATCAGCTCGGCATCATCAGCGGCGCCTCACAGAGCGAAGCGCTGGCGCGGCAGGTCGACGACAACGGCGGTGTGTACTTCGTGCCCGCCTTCTCCGGACTGTTCGCCCCGTACTGGCGTTCCGATGCCCGCGGCGCGATCGTCGGGCTGTCGCGGTACAACACCAACGCCCACGTCGCCCGCGCCACCCTCGAGGCGATCTGCTACCAGAGCCGCGACGTCGTCGACGCCATGGAGGCCGACTCCGGAGTGCATCTGGAGGTGCTCAAGGTCGACGGCGGCATCACCGCCAACGGTCTGTGCATGCAGATCCAGGCCGACGTGCTGGGCGTCGACGTGGTCCGGCCGGTGGTGGCCGAAACCACCGCGCTGGGAGCGGGTTACGCGGCCGGACTGGCGGTCGGCTTCTGGGACGGCGCCGACGATCTGCGCCGCAACTGGCAGGAGGACAAGCGCTGGACACCGGCATGGACCGACGAACAGCGCGCCGAGGGGTACGCCGGATGGCAGAAGGCCGTCCAGCGCACCCTCGACTGGGTCGACGTCGAGTGA
- a CDS encoding class I SAM-dependent methyltransferase translates to MAYMGSEIADIDRMPRGGPRASCLDRLLETGRLEYLDRDSDGDAAMEARKRSVVRALERTGEFFGHHEKFAEIALAELADVPDPKVLELGAGHGELSHKLLDAHPTAQVTVTDIDATSVAAMAESELGRHLRARVQVMDATAINAPDRAFDLAVFALSFHHLSPAQAARAIAEGTRVADVLLIVDLPRPPAPLHVLRLLTMLPLAPFLPFAHDGVISSLRSYSPAALRALAAHADPAIEVELRGGLLNEQILLARKRRD, encoded by the coding sequence ATGGCCTACATGGGTTCGGAGATCGCCGACATCGACCGGATGCCCCGCGGCGGCCCGCGCGCGTCCTGTCTGGACCGGCTGCTGGAGACCGGCCGCCTGGAGTACCTCGACCGGGACTCCGACGGCGACGCCGCGATGGAGGCACGCAAACGCAGCGTCGTACGCGCCCTCGAACGCACCGGCGAGTTCTTCGGCCACCACGAGAAGTTCGCCGAGATCGCGCTGGCCGAGCTCGCCGACGTGCCCGATCCGAAAGTGCTCGAACTGGGTGCCGGTCACGGCGAGCTGTCGCACAAACTGCTCGACGCGCACCCCACCGCGCAGGTCACCGTCACCGATATCGACGCGACGTCGGTGGCCGCGATGGCCGAATCGGAACTCGGCCGCCATCTCCGGGCCCGGGTGCAGGTCATGGACGCCACCGCCATCAACGCCCCCGACCGGGCGTTCGACCTCGCGGTGTTCGCGCTGTCGTTCCACCACCTCTCGCCCGCCCAGGCCGCCCGCGCGATCGCCGAGGGCACCCGCGTCGCCGACGTGCTGCTCATCGTCGACCTGCCGCGCCCGCCCGCGCCGCTGCACGTGCTGCGGCTGCTGACGATGCTGCCGTTGGCGCCGTTCCTGCCGTTCGCGCACGACGGGGTCATCAGCTCACTGCGGTCGTACAGCCCGGCGGCGCTGCGCGCCCTGGCCGCCCACGCCGACCCGGCCATCGAGGTGGAGTTGCGCGGCGGTCTGCTCAACGAGCAGATTCTGCTCGCCCGCAAACGCCGCGACTAA
- a CDS encoding catalase has translation MTDVSSQPPDPGDNRDILTDRQGHPIYDNQNQRTVGARGPATLENYHFLEKISHFDRERIPERVVHARGFVAYGYFETTGKWGDEPIENYTRAKIFATPGKRTDLAIRLSSVIGGRDSSETARDPRGFAVKFYTEDGNWDLVGNNIGVFFIRDAVKFPDVIHSLKPDPVTFRQEPARIFDFMSQTPESMHMLVNLFSPRGIPANYRTMQGFGVNTYRWVNADGETHLVKYHWMPKIGVKSLTEADAAAIQAQDLGHASKDIYEAIEAGDYPQWDLLVQLMSDDEHAELDFDPLDDTKVWPENEFPPKHVGTMVLNRNVSNHFAENEQIAFGTGVLVDGLEFSDDKMLVGRTFSYSDTQRYRVGPNYLQLPVNQAKNATVSTNQQGGMMQYHVDNTGANPHVNYEPSITGGLREAQYPTHDEVGPEIRGRLTRKRIPRTNDYTQAGQRYQLMDQWEKDDLVLNLVTNISEAVREVQERMVWHFLMCDDELGLRVGEGLGISPDDVRHLEPLKSQTLSDEEEQRRANLGKNGPRDVEGLTMTHCVPDEHVVVAG, from the coding sequence ATGACCGACGTGTCCTCACAGCCACCCGACCCCGGCGACAACCGCGACATCCTGACTGATCGCCAGGGCCATCCGATCTACGACAACCAGAACCAGCGCACCGTCGGCGCGCGCGGTCCGGCCACTCTGGAGAACTACCACTTCCTCGAGAAGATCAGCCATTTCGACCGGGAACGGATCCCCGAGCGGGTCGTGCACGCCCGCGGTTTCGTCGCCTACGGCTACTTCGAGACCACCGGCAAATGGGGTGACGAGCCGATCGAGAACTACACCCGCGCCAAGATCTTCGCGACACCCGGTAAGCGCACGGACCTGGCGATCCGGCTCTCCAGCGTGATCGGCGGCCGCGACTCCTCGGAGACCGCCCGCGACCCCCGCGGCTTCGCGGTGAAGTTCTACACCGAGGACGGCAACTGGGATCTCGTCGGCAACAACATCGGCGTGTTCTTCATCCGCGACGCGGTGAAGTTCCCCGACGTCATCCACTCCCTCAAACCCGACCCGGTGACGTTCCGCCAGGAACCCGCCCGGATCTTCGACTTCATGTCGCAGACACCGGAGTCGATGCACATGCTGGTGAACCTGTTCTCACCGCGCGGCATCCCGGCGAACTACCGCACCATGCAGGGTTTCGGCGTCAACACCTACCGCTGGGTCAACGCCGACGGCGAGACGCATCTGGTGAAGTACCATTGGATGCCGAAGATCGGCGTGAAGAGCCTCACCGAGGCCGATGCGGCCGCGATCCAGGCCCAGGACCTCGGCCACGCCAGCAAGGACATCTACGAGGCGATCGAGGCCGGCGACTACCCGCAGTGGGATCTGCTGGTGCAGCTGATGTCCGACGACGAGCACGCCGAACTCGACTTCGACCCGCTCGACGACACCAAGGTGTGGCCCGAGAACGAGTTCCCGCCCAAGCACGTCGGCACGATGGTGCTCAACCGCAACGTCTCCAACCATTTCGCCGAGAACGAACAGATCGCGTTCGGCACCGGCGTGCTGGTCGACGGGCTGGAGTTCTCCGACGACAAGATGCTCGTCGGGCGCACGTTCTCCTACTCGGACACCCAGCGCTACCGCGTGGGACCCAACTACCTGCAACTGCCCGTCAACCAGGCCAAGAACGCCACCGTGTCGACGAACCAGCAGGGCGGCATGATGCAGTACCACGTCGACAACACCGGTGCGAACCCCCACGTCAACTACGAGCCCTCGATCACCGGCGGACTGCGGGAGGCGCAGTACCCCACCCATGACGAGGTGGGCCCGGAGATCCGCGGCAGGCTGACCCGCAAACGCATCCCGCGCACCAACGACTACACCCAGGCCGGCCAGCGCTATCAGCTGATGGACCAGTGGGAGAAGGACGACCTGGTGCTCAACCTGGTCACCAACATCTCCGAGGCCGTGCGCGAGGTGCAGGAGCGGATGGTCTGGCACTTCCTGATGTGCGACGACGAGCTGGGTCTGCGCGTCGGCGAGGGTCTGGGCATCTCACCCGACGACGTACGCCACCTGGAGCCGCTGAAATCGCAGACGCTGTCCGACGAGGAAGAGCAGCGCCGCGCGAACCTCGGCAAGAACGGGCCGCGTGACGTCGAGGGTCTGACGATGACGCACTGTGTGCCCGACGAGCATGTGGTGGTCGCCGGGTGA
- a CDS encoding MBL fold metallo-hydrolase has translation MDITVTFIGNATTLLTTDGITLLTDPNFLHAGEHAYLGYGLLSKRLHDPALDIDRLPPLDAVLLSHMHGDHWDRVAQNGLDRSLPVLTTPHAAKRLRHRGFAQSVALETWQRHTITKGTTTVTVTALPGRHAPTPINRFLPPVMGSMVEVSGADGPTRRLYISGDTLLIEELNEIPRRFPDIDAGVLHLGGTRLPFGRHLPFGLTVTMDGRQGAGAAELLDLPKIIPVHFNDYGVFASPLSDFLEEMKRRGLAERVIELDRGASVTV, from the coding sequence ATGGACATCACCGTCACGTTCATCGGCAACGCCACCACGCTGCTCACCACCGACGGCATCACCCTCCTGACGGACCCGAACTTCCTGCACGCTGGCGAACACGCCTATCTGGGCTACGGGCTGCTGTCGAAGCGGTTACACGATCCGGCGCTCGACATCGACCGGCTGCCGCCGCTGGACGCGGTGTTGCTGTCCCACATGCACGGTGACCACTGGGACCGGGTGGCGCAGAACGGGCTCGACCGCTCGCTGCCGGTGCTGACCACACCGCACGCGGCCAAACGGCTGCGCCACCGCGGTTTCGCCCAGTCCGTCGCGCTCGAGACGTGGCAGCGGCACACGATCACCAAGGGCACCACCACCGTCACCGTCACCGCGCTGCCGGGACGGCACGCGCCCACCCCGATCAACCGGTTCCTGCCGCCGGTGATGGGTTCGATGGTGGAGGTCTCCGGCGCCGACGGGCCGACGCGGCGGCTCTACATCTCCGGCGACACCCTGCTGATCGAGGAGCTGAACGAGATCCCCCGCCGCTTCCCCGACATCGACGCCGGCGTCCTGCACCTCGGCGGCACCCGGCTGCCGTTCGGCAGGCACCTGCCGTTCGGACTGACCGTGACGATGGACGGCAGACAGGGTGCGGGCGCCGCGGAACTCCTTGACCTGCCGAAGATCATCCCCGTTCACTTCAACGACTACGGGGTGTTCGCGTCGCCTCTGTCGGACTTCCTCGAGGAGATGAAGCGACGCGGTCTGGCCGAACGGGTCATCGAACTCGACCGCGGCGCGTCGGTCACCGTTTGA
- a CDS encoding glutamate--cysteine ligase, with the protein MGEEVKQTDFSRAHRREYRRKVQLCLDVFETMLAQSSFEFERPLTGMEIECNLVDGEYQPAMSNSEVLASIADPAYQTELGAYNIEFNVPPRPLPGRAALELEAEVRASLNAAEGKAGADGAHIVMIGILPTLMPEHLSNGWMSESTRYQALNDSIFTARGEDILIDIAGPERLSLQAATIAPESACTSMQLHLQVSPADFARNWNAAQVIAGPQLALGANSPYFFGHELWAETRIELFTQATDTRPDELKTQGVRPRVWFGERWITSIFDLFEENVRYFPSLLPEVSDEDPVAELAAGRTPRLSELRLHNGTIYRWNRPVYDVVNGKPHLRVENRVLPAGPTVIDMLANSAFYYGVLRTMSEEDRPLWTKLSFAAAEHNFRDAAQHGMEARLYWPGLGEVTPDELVLRQLLPMADEGLRRWGVAAEVRDRYLGVIEGRAKTGRNGAAWQIATVHALQERGLARPAALAEMLRLYCQRMHSNEPVHSWDGPA; encoded by the coding sequence GTGGGCGAAGAAGTGAAGCAGACGGACTTCAGCCGGGCGCACCGCCGCGAGTACCGCCGCAAGGTGCAGCTGTGCCTCGACGTGTTCGAGACGATGCTGGCGCAGTCGAGCTTCGAATTCGAGCGCCCGCTGACCGGTATGGAGATCGAGTGCAATCTCGTCGACGGTGAGTACCAGCCCGCGATGAGCAATTCCGAGGTGCTCGCCTCGATCGCCGATCCGGCCTACCAGACCGAATTGGGCGCCTACAACATCGAATTCAACGTGCCGCCGCGACCGTTGCCCGGTCGCGCCGCACTCGAGCTGGAGGCCGAGGTGCGTGCCAGCCTCAACGCCGCCGAAGGCAAGGCCGGTGCCGACGGCGCCCACATCGTGATGATCGGCATCCTGCCGACGCTGATGCCCGAACACCTGTCGAACGGGTGGATGAGCGAGTCCACGCGCTATCAGGCCCTCAACGATTCGATCTTCACCGCGCGCGGCGAGGACATCCTCATCGACATCGCCGGCCCGGAGCGCCTCAGTCTGCAGGCGGCGACGATCGCCCCGGAGTCGGCGTGTACGAGCATGCAGTTGCACCTGCAGGTCTCCCCCGCCGACTTCGCGCGCAACTGGAACGCCGCCCAGGTGATCGCGGGCCCGCAGCTGGCGCTGGGCGCGAACTCGCCGTACTTCTTCGGCCACGAACTGTGGGCCGAGACGCGCATCGAGCTGTTCACACAGGCCACCGACACCAGGCCCGACGAGTTGAAGACCCAGGGGGTGCGGCCGAGGGTGTGGTTCGGCGAACGCTGGATCACCTCGATCTTCGACCTGTTCGAGGAGAACGTCCGCTACTTCCCCTCGCTGCTGCCCGAGGTCTCCGATGAGGATCCGGTCGCCGAACTGGCGGCGGGCCGCACGCCGAGGCTGTCCGAGCTGCGGCTGCACAACGGGACCATCTACCGGTGGAACCGACCCGTCTACGACGTGGTGAACGGCAAACCGCATCTGCGGGTGGAGAACCGGGTGCTGCCCGCCGGGCCGACGGTGATCGACATGCTCGCCAACTCGGCGTTCTACTACGGCGTGCTGCGCACGATGTCGGAGGAGGACCGCCCGTTGTGGACGAAGCTGAGCTTCGCGGCGGCCGAGCACAACTTCCGCGACGCCGCACAGCACGGTATGGAGGCCCGGCTGTACTGGCCGGGGCTCGGTGAGGTCACACCCGACGAGCTGGTGCTGCGGCAGCTACTTCCGATGGCCGACGAGGGCCTGCGCCGGTGGGGAGTCGCCGCGGAGGTGCGCGACCGCTACCTCGGGGTCATCGAAGGCCGCGCCAAGACCGGGCGCAACGGCGCTGCCTGGCAGATCGCCACGGTGCACGCGCTGCAGGAACGGGGGCTGGCGCGACCGGCCGCGCTGGCCGAGATGCTGCGGTTGTACTGCCAACGCATGCACAGCAACGAGCCCGTGCACTCGTGGGACGGTCCCGCGTAG
- a CDS encoding class I SAM-dependent methyltransferase: protein MSDVMDWDSAYRGDGVFGGPPPWNIGEPQPELAALHRAGRFRSDVLDAGCGHAELSLALAEDGYTVVGLDISPTAVAEANKAAQLRGLATASFAQADITSFTGYDGRFSTVLDSTLFHSLPVEGRDGYLRAIHRAAAPGAQLFILAFAKGAFPAELETKPNEVEESELREAVSRHWTVDDIRPAFIHANAPAMPGVPAEVPYDRDEKGRLKFPAFLLTAHKPE from the coding sequence ATGTCTGACGTGATGGATTGGGACAGCGCATACCGGGGCGACGGCGTTTTCGGCGGCCCTCCCCCGTGGAACATCGGTGAACCCCAGCCGGAGCTCGCGGCGCTGCACCGCGCGGGCCGCTTCCGCAGTGACGTGCTCGACGCCGGATGCGGGCACGCCGAGTTGTCGCTGGCGCTCGCCGAGGACGGCTACACCGTCGTGGGCCTCGACATCAGCCCGACCGCGGTTGCCGAGGCCAACAAGGCCGCGCAGTTGCGTGGTCTGGCCACGGCCAGTTTCGCGCAGGCCGACATCACGTCGTTCACCGGCTACGACGGACGGTTCAGCACCGTGCTCGACAGCACGCTGTTCCACTCGCTGCCGGTCGAGGGTCGCGACGGCTACCTGCGCGCGATTCACCGGGCCGCCGCACCCGGCGCCCAGCTGTTCATCCTGGCGTTCGCCAAGGGCGCCTTCCCGGCCGAACTCGAGACCAAGCCCAACGAGGTGGAGGAGTCCGAACTCCGGGAAGCGGTGTCTCGGCACTGGACCGTCGACGACATCCGTCCGGCGTTCATCCACGCCAACGCACCGGCGATGCCGGGCGTCCCCGCGGAGGTCCCCTACGACCGCGACGAGAAGGGCCGGCTGAAGTTCCCGGCGTTCCTGCTCACCGCCCACAAACCCGAGTAG